In a genomic window of Scyliorhinus torazame isolate Kashiwa2021f chromosome 5, sScyTor2.1, whole genome shotgun sequence:
- the LOC140420285 gene encoding uncharacterized protein, with the protein MEKPWKCGDCGKGYRAPSLLEIHRRIHTGESPFTCSVCGKGFSRACTLQRHQQVHSGEKPFTCSQCGKGFRHSSTLQKHQRVHTGEKPFTCFQCGKRFIQSYTLRTHERIHTGERPFNCSQCGKGFSQLSHLQSHQRVHTGERHLTCRQCGKGFTQLSHLELHQKTCPREKPFICSPCGKAFTQLSHLQSHQRVHTGERPFTCSQCGKGFSDSSNLRKHQRVHTGERPFSCSQCGKGFSESSNLRKHQQIHTGERPFTCSQCEKGFTVLSKLKSHQRVHTGEKPFTCSQCRKGFRQSSNLQRHQRVHTGERPFTCSLCGTGFYDSWRLLRHQQFHKPNSDVR; encoded by the coding sequence atggagaaaccgtggaaatgtggggactgcgggaagggatacagagcccctTCTCtgttggagattcatcgacgcattcacactggggagagtccgttcacctgctctgtgtgtgggaagggattcagtcgtgcatgcaccctgcagagacaccagcaagttcacagtggggagaagccgttcacctgctctcagtgtgggaagggattcagacattcatccaccttgcagaaacatcagcgagttcacactggggagaagccattcacctgctttcagtgtgggaagagattcattcaGTCATACACTCTACGAACAcatgagcgaattcacactggcgagaggccattcaactgctctcagtgtgggaagggattctctcagttatcgcacctgcagtcacaccagcgagttcacactggagagaggcattTAACCTGccgtcagtgtgggaagggattcactcagttatcccacctggagTTACACCAGAAAACTTGCCCTCGGGAGAAACCATTCATCTGCTCgccgtgtgggaaggcattcactcagttatcccacctgcagagtcaccagcgagttcacactggggagaggccgttcacctgctctcagtgtgggaagggattcagtgattcatctaacctgcggaaacatcagcgagtccacactggagagagaccattctcctgctctcagtgtgggaagggattcagtgaatcatctaacctgcggaaacatcagcaaattcacactggggagaggccattcacctgctctcagtgtgagaaggggttcactgtgttatccaaactgaagtcacaccagcgagttcacactggggagaagccattcacctgctctcagtgtaggaagggatttagacagtcatccaacctgcagagacatcagcgagttcacactggggagaggccattcacctgctctctgtgtgggacagGATTTTATGATTCATggcgcctgctgagacaccaacaatttcacaa